The nucleotide window TGTCACCTATAGCTTTTTCCCTGTCGAATAACTCATTTTGATCCATGAGTTCCTCCTGTCCTTCCGAATAATCATTTCCTGACAAACCTTCTCGTATCCCTTGCCCATGATTCATTCGGTGCTACTTTGTGCGGCTCGTATGCTTTTTCTCTATTTTATGAAATCATTTCAGATCTGGTTCCTGAACCATCTCTCTACTCAAGTTCAAATCGTCATCCAACGCCATCCCAAAATCTCATCAACCCGAAGCCAGAAAATAGTTTCTTGCCGAAATCTGCTTCCATTACCAACGCGAAATAATTTTTCGGAGGCACAAGTAAGCAAACTGTCACTCTGTAATTGATTCAACATTATTTTTTAAATACAGATTCCTTTATGCCAAAAATTTTAGATAAATCTAATGCATTATTCCCACAATCATTTGTGACCTCTAGGCTAGCTCCCATTGAAACTAAAGCATCTATAGCATCCATACTTTGCTGTTCAATTGCCTCATGTAAAGGAGTATAACCTTCTTCACCTTTTACATCTAATTCCACTACATTAGCCAGTATCTTGATTGCTTTTGAATCATTCCAAATCGCAGCTATGTGCAGAGGTGTATTACCAAGAGCACTCTTAGAATTAGGAGAAATATCTTTTAATTCA belongs to Verrucomicrobiota bacterium and includes:
- a CDS encoding ankyrin repeat domain-containing protein yields the protein MIDSYLKEFLNKVKALPEFGELKDISPNSKSALGNTPLHIAAIWNDSKAIKILANVVELDVKGEEGYTPLHEAIEQQSMDAIDALVSMGASLEVTNDCGNNALDLSKIFGIKESVFKK